The following proteins are encoded in a genomic region of Pangasianodon hypophthalmus isolate fPanHyp1 chromosome 26, fPanHyp1.pri, whole genome shotgun sequence:
- the asf1bb gene encoding histone chaperone asf1b-B has product MAKVQVLNVAVLDNPSPFCNPFQFEITFECMEDLPEDLEWKIIYVGSAESEEYDQTLDSVLVGPVPAGRHMFVFQADAPNTGLIPESDAVGVTVVLITCTYRGQEFIRIGYYVNNEYTDPELRENPPIKPNYTQLQRNILASNPRVTRFHINWETIVDKSEDSENVDPAPNTMFPPSCPPGKAPALGLMPDNSMDCL; this is encoded by the exons ATGGCGAAAGTGCAGGTGCTGAATGTGGCGGTTTTGGACAATCCGAGTCCTTTCTGTAATCCTTTTCAGTTTGAGATCACATTTGAGTGCATGGAGGATCTGCCTGAAG ATCTGGAGTGGAAGATCATCTACGTGGGCTCGGCGGAGAGCGAGGAGTACGATCAGACGCTGGACTCGGTGCTGGTCGGCCCTGTTCCTGCAGGAAGAcacatgtttgtgtttcag GCAGACGCTCCGAACACGGGGCTGATTCCTGAAAGCGATGCAGTGGGCGTGACCGTGGTGTTAATCACATGCACGTATCGGGGTCAGGAGTTTATTCGCATCGGTTACTATGTCAACAACGAGTACACAGACCCTGAGCTGCGTGAGAACCCGCCCATCAAACCCAACTACACGCAG CTGCAGAGGAACATCTTGGCATCGAACCCGCGTGTCACACGATTCCACATCAACTGGGAGACAATCGTGGACAAATCAGAGGACTCTGAGAATGTAGACCCCGCCCCCAACACCATGTTCCCACCCAGCTGCCCACCAGGAAAAGCTCCGGCTCTAGGACTCATGCCGGACAATTCTATGGACTGCTTATAG